From Pontibacter actiniarum, a single genomic window includes:
- the murB gene encoding UDP-N-acetylmuramate dehydrogenase produces the protein MKLQTNISLKPFNTFGMDAKAKFFARFETVQELQELLQMPELQQEPKLILGGGSNLLLTKDYEGVVLQNGIKGIVKQREDEDFVYLQAGGGEVWHDFVLHTLRLNLGGIENLSLIPGTVGAAPLQNIGAYGVELKDVFEELEAVHIETGEVRLFDTSACRFGYRESVFKNDLKGQFIVTHVTFKLHKHHKPNTSYGAISSTLEEMQVQQPSIQDISAAVCHIRQSKLPDPKQIGNAGSFFKNPEIQLTQYQALQKQYPAMPSYPVSDTTVKVPAGWLIEQCGWKGKVIGNYGVHKNQALVLVNYGGARGADIQQLAFDVIQSVEDKFGIRLHPEVNII, from the coding sequence CTGCAGACAAATATCTCTCTAAAGCCCTTCAACACCTTTGGCATGGACGCAAAAGCAAAGTTCTTCGCCCGCTTCGAGACGGTGCAGGAACTGCAGGAGCTGCTGCAAATGCCGGAGCTACAGCAGGAGCCAAAGCTTATACTTGGCGGCGGCAGCAATTTGCTCCTGACCAAAGACTATGAGGGCGTGGTACTGCAGAACGGCATCAAAGGCATTGTGAAGCAGCGCGAGGATGAGGACTTTGTGTACCTGCAGGCTGGCGGCGGCGAAGTATGGCACGACTTTGTTCTGCACACGTTGCGCCTGAACCTGGGCGGCATCGAAAACCTGTCGCTGATACCGGGCACTGTCGGCGCTGCGCCCCTGCAGAACATCGGCGCCTATGGAGTGGAACTGAAGGATGTATTTGAAGAACTGGAGGCCGTGCACATCGAAACAGGTGAGGTACGGCTTTTTGACACCAGTGCCTGCCGTTTCGGCTACCGCGAGAGCGTCTTTAAGAATGACCTAAAAGGGCAGTTTATCGTTACCCACGTCACGTTTAAGCTGCACAAGCACCACAAGCCGAACACCTCCTACGGCGCTATTTCAAGTACGCTGGAGGAAATGCAGGTGCAACAACCCAGCATCCAGGACATCAGCGCGGCAGTGTGCCACATCCGCCAGAGCAAGCTCCCGGACCCAAAGCAAATCGGCAACGCCGGAAGCTTTTTCAAAAACCCGGAAATACAGCTCACCCAGTACCAGGCGCTGCAAAAGCAGTACCCTGCCATGCCCTCCTACCCTGTTTCCGACACCACAGTAAAAGTGCCGGCCGGGTGGCTGATCGAGCAGTGCGGCTGGAAAGGAAAAGTAATCGGGAACTACGGCGTGCATAAAAACCAGGCACTGGTACTGGTAAACTACGGTGGGGCCAGGGGCGCAGACATTCAGCAACTGGCTTTCGACGTCATCCAGTCCGTGGAAGACAAGTTCGGCATCAGGCTGCACCCCGAAGTGAACATAATATAG
- a CDS encoding lipocalin family protein, which yields MHLRKYLLYFSLLLSVNLLVSCDDDDDEDTTPNKTDMLVSGEWRGDQIRLNGTNPANIPGIGNNANAFQTLVLDFEEDNTYTANFTAGGQPQSFDGTWELNSDQSKITLDTFGELDVETLTEEDLEVTTTLETSEIAILAEIFGVDPALIQLFTGGNAIDTEMQFVKQ from the coding sequence ATGCATCTGAGAAAATACCTCCTGTACTTTTCACTCTTATTGAGCGTGAACCTGCTCGTATCCTGCGATGATGACGACGATGAAGACACTACACCCAACAAAACAGACATGCTTGTGTCGGGCGAGTGGAGGGGAGACCAAATTAGGCTGAATGGCACCAACCCGGCTAACATACCCGGTATCGGCAACAACGCCAACGCGTTCCAGACGCTGGTCCTGGACTTTGAGGAAGACAACACCTACACAGCCAATTTCACAGCGGGCGGCCAGCCCCAAAGCTTTGACGGCACCTGGGAGCTTAACAGCGACCAGAGCAAAATCACGCTTGACACCTTTGGCGAGCTGGACGTTGAAACACTGACAGAAGAGGACCTGGAGGTTACCACCACCCTCGAAACAAGCGAGATCGCCATTCTGGCGGAGATCTTCGGGGTTGACCCGGCACTGATCCAGCTTTTTACAGGCGGCAACGCAATCGATACCGAAATGCAGTTTGTGAAGCAGTAA
- a CDS encoding YihY/virulence factor BrkB family protein, which yields MNPKVKLTWNLTKRTFKEFVDDAPLDYAAIIGFYTIFSLPAVLIITIRIAGAAFGEEAVRGELAKQIGGIIGRSSAQQIQSIVENADQSSATTVGTIIGVSTMIFTATTVFVALQDSLNKIWEVKAKPERGWVKLVVERVLSLAMVVSLGFLLLVSLAVDVVMGLINDYLREQFSGVAVYLITAGNVVVSVLISIAIFAAIFKVLPDAKIRWPNVWVGATVTAVLFVLGKYVLNIYFQHNPLADTYGAAGSLVLILVWVYYASIIFLLGAEFTQVFSREHDRGIQPQDNAVKVETHEVEKEG from the coding sequence ATGAACCCGAAAGTAAAACTCACCTGGAACCTGACCAAGCGAACCTTTAAGGAGTTCGTAGACGACGCACCCCTGGACTATGCCGCCATTATCGGCTTTTATACCATCTTCTCCCTCCCGGCTGTGCTCATTATCACCATCCGCATTGCCGGGGCCGCCTTCGGAGAAGAGGCCGTGCGGGGGGAGCTGGCGAAACAGATTGGCGGCATCATAGGCCGAAGCAGCGCGCAGCAGATCCAGAGCATTGTCGAAAACGCCGACCAGTCTTCTGCCACAACGGTCGGCACCATCATAGGCGTGAGCACCATGATTTTTACGGCCACCACGGTTTTCGTGGCGCTGCAGGACTCCCTGAACAAGATATGGGAAGTAAAGGCAAAGCCGGAGCGGGGCTGGGTAAAGCTGGTTGTTGAGCGGGTGCTGTCGCTTGCCATGGTGGTTAGCCTGGGCTTTTTGCTGTTGGTGTCGCTGGCTGTGGATGTGGTGATGGGGCTGATAAACGATTACCTCCGGGAGCAGTTTTCGGGCGTGGCGGTATACCTGATCACAGCAGGAAACGTGGTGGTGTCGGTACTCATCAGCATCGCGATATTTGCCGCTATCTTCAAAGTGCTGCCCGATGCCAAGATCAGGTGGCCCAACGTGTGGGTGGGGGCTACGGTAACGGCTGTGCTGTTTGTGCTGGGCAAGTACGTCCTCAACATCTACTTCCAGCACAACCCGCTTGCCGATACCTACGGGGCCGCTGGCTCCCTGGTGCTGATCCTGGTCTGGGTGTACTATGCCTCTATTATTTTCCTGCTGGGGGCTGAGTTTACCCAGGTTTTCTCAAGGGAGCACGACCGGGGCATCCAGCCGCAGGACAATGCCGTGAAAGTAGAGACGCATGAGGTAGAGAAGGAAGGGTAG
- a CDS encoding class I SAM-dependent methyltransferase, which yields MNNDPIGAAVLDYLAGAENAKITVENSLAEDDEMPVHYLFRTEEEMPELEVLALEQCRGAVLDVGAGAGCHTLALQQRGVAVAALDISAGAVEAMRQQGVQQVLHQDVFTLEGQQYDTLLMLMNGIGIAGNLQGLECFLEHAKTLLKPGGQILLESSDILYMYEDEDGSVLLDLNAGYYGEVKYNMVYKEQQSGWFNWLFIDPAILEDYAGLHGYTFELLLEGEAGNFLARLALP from the coding sequence ATGAACAATGACCCTATAGGCGCGGCTGTGCTGGATTACCTCGCAGGTGCCGAAAATGCCAAGATCACGGTAGAGAACAGCCTGGCAGAGGATGATGAGATGCCGGTACACTACCTTTTCCGTACGGAGGAGGAGATGCCGGAACTGGAGGTGCTTGCCCTGGAGCAGTGCCGGGGCGCAGTGTTGGACGTAGGCGCCGGCGCCGGCTGCCACACACTGGCGCTGCAGCAGCGCGGGGTGGCCGTGGCGGCCCTCGATATCTCTGCTGGCGCTGTGGAGGCAATGCGGCAGCAAGGCGTGCAGCAGGTGCTGCACCAGGATGTGTTTACGCTGGAGGGGCAGCAGTACGATACGCTGCTGATGCTCATGAACGGTATCGGCATTGCGGGCAACCTGCAGGGGCTGGAGTGCTTCCTGGAGCATGCCAAAACGCTCCTGAAACCGGGCGGGCAGATTTTGCTGGAGTCATCTGACATACTGTACATGTATGAGGATGAGGACGGCTCGGTGCTGTTGGACCTGAATGCCGGTTACTATGGCGAGGTGAAGTATAACATGGTGTACAAAGAGCAGCAGAGCGGCTGGTTTAACTGGCTTTTCATTGATCCTGCCATACTGGAGGATTACGCCGGGCTGCACGGGTATACTTTTGAGCTGTTGCTGGAGGGGGAGGCCGGCAATTTCCTGGCGCGCCTGGCGTTGCCGTAG
- a CDS encoding DinB family protein — protein MNPQLENKYLRLEASRNRLLDELEALDEQQLNTAPAEGKWSINQHVAHLVLVDEQTLSYIQHKLQQQDTLEPSTFSCAVKAFILKLALISGRKYKAPAPVATVPDYAQLQHLRQQWDAVRFNLEDVLTELPPNLVDKCLFKHPYVGPLNMLQTLSFLQDHFDHHQRAMQAQAEALVR, from the coding sequence ATGAACCCACAACTGGAAAACAAATACCTCCGCCTGGAAGCGTCTCGCAACCGCCTGCTGGACGAGCTGGAGGCACTGGACGAGCAACAGCTGAACACGGCCCCGGCGGAAGGGAAATGGAGTATAAACCAGCATGTGGCGCACCTGGTGCTGGTAGACGAGCAAACGCTGAGCTACATACAGCACAAGCTGCAACAGCAGGACACACTGGAGCCTTCTACCTTTTCCTGTGCCGTTAAAGCTTTTATACTGAAGCTGGCGCTCATATCGGGCCGCAAGTATAAGGCACCGGCCCCTGTTGCCACTGTACCGGACTACGCCCAGCTACAGCACCTCCGCCAGCAGTGGGATGCGGTCCGCTTTAACCTGGAAGACGTGCTGACGGAGCTGCCGCCCAACCTGGTGGACAAATGCCTCTTTAAGCACCCTTATGTGGGTCCGCTCAACATGTTGCAAACCCTCTCCTTTCTGCAGGACCACTTCGACCACCATCAGCGCGCCATGCAGGCACAGGCAGAGGCTCTGGTAAGATAA
- a CDS encoding LysR family transcriptional regulator — protein sequence MLSQRHEIFFEVARLLSFTKASQALFISQSAISKHVKALEEYYKVGLFNRHGNHVSLTPAGTLLYRKLLLARQLQHELYEELKSVSTDFSPQVRMVIGSSTTISLYILPPVLSAYLAQNPNVQITLKNRNSENILKALVDHEIDLGIIEGINKVSNVTYTPFMKDEVIPVCSAGNPLRHQQLHQQDLYNIPLALREYGSGTLAVLEEALLQKGIRLNDIPVKIRLGGTEALKNFVRADNTCLSFLPRPAVLKELVSGELVELQVKDLQVGRTFYFIQRKGSENDLLFKNFMRFTKMHYSKTE from the coding sequence ATGCTTTCTCAACGCCACGAGATATTTTTTGAAGTAGCCCGCCTGCTCAGCTTTACCAAAGCCAGCCAGGCACTTTTCATCAGCCAGTCGGCCATAAGCAAACACGTAAAGGCGCTGGAGGAGTACTATAAGGTCGGGCTTTTTAACCGGCACGGCAACCACGTGAGCCTGACGCCTGCCGGTACGCTGCTGTACCGCAAGCTGCTGCTGGCCCGGCAACTGCAGCACGAGCTGTATGAGGAGCTTAAGAGCGTAAGCACGGACTTTTCCCCCCAGGTACGCATGGTTATTGGCTCCAGCACCACCATCTCGCTTTATATATTGCCGCCGGTGCTCTCCGCCTACCTGGCGCAGAACCCCAATGTGCAGATCACGCTGAAGAACAGGAACTCGGAGAACATCCTCAAGGCCCTTGTAGACCATGAGATTGACCTAGGGATCATTGAGGGCATAAACAAAGTCAGCAATGTTACCTACACCCCTTTCATGAAGGATGAGGTGATACCGGTATGTTCCGCCGGCAACCCGCTGCGCCACCAACAGCTGCACCAACAGGACCTGTACAACATCCCGCTGGCCCTGCGCGAGTACGGTTCCGGCACGCTCGCCGTGCTGGAGGAGGCGCTGCTGCAGAAGGGAATCCGCCTCAACGACATCCCCGTAAAAATACGGCTGGGGGGCACAGAGGCACTCAAGAACTTTGTTCGTGCCGATAACACCTGCCTCTCCTTCCTCCCGCGCCCCGCTGTGCTAAAGGAGCTGGTTTCGGGTGAGCTTGTGGAGCTGCAGGTGAAGGACCTGCAGGTTGGGCGCACCTTCTACTTTATCCAGCGCAAGGGCAGCGAAAACGATCTGCTGTTTAAGAACTTTATGCGCTTCACCAAAATGCACTATTCCAAAACAGAATAG
- a CDS encoding threonine synthase, whose amino-acid sequence METLTESTSRMVHLSCSNCGSTHSAHTKQTFSPCCQLPLAAQYDLQTPFPKEVLAKRAATMWRYRELLPVQHEENIVSLGEGFTPILALQNLARKYNLSNLLLKDEGQNPTGSFKARGLSMAISMAKELGAEGCIVPTAGNAGVAMAAYCAKAGMKAVVVMPRHTPEAFREECYWYGAEVVLVDGLINDCAAKAKELNAAGNLLDVSTLKEPYRLEGKKTMGYELAEQLNWQLPDVILYPAGGGTGLIGIWKAFKELQELGWLEEDVKLPRMVAVQAANCQPLVATYLGHQANAQQYVGKPTIANGLAVPRPIGEQMMLQVLRESGGTAVSITEEDMLHGLRELGSHEGLFVAPEGAAVWMAARQLLSTGVLAPQETILLLNTGSGQKYMSNIAGQAKA is encoded by the coding sequence ATGGAGACACTAACTGAAAGCACCAGCCGCATGGTGCACCTTAGCTGCTCAAACTGCGGCAGCACCCACTCTGCCCACACCAAGCAAACCTTTTCGCCCTGCTGCCAGCTGCCGCTAGCAGCCCAATACGACCTGCAAACGCCTTTTCCGAAAGAAGTGCTTGCCAAGCGGGCGGCGACCATGTGGCGCTACCGCGAACTGCTGCCTGTGCAGCATGAAGAAAACATTGTGAGCCTGGGGGAGGGCTTTACCCCTATCCTGGCGCTGCAGAACCTTGCCCGCAAGTATAACCTCAGCAACCTGCTCTTAAAGGATGAGGGACAAAACCCAACCGGCTCCTTTAAGGCGCGCGGCTTAAGCATGGCCATCTCCATGGCAAAAGAACTAGGTGCGGAGGGATGCATTGTGCCTACCGCTGGCAACGCGGGAGTAGCGATGGCGGCTTACTGTGCCAAAGCAGGCATGAAGGCCGTTGTGGTGATGCCACGCCACACACCGGAGGCATTTAGAGAAGAATGTTACTGGTATGGTGCAGAGGTAGTACTGGTGGATGGCCTGATAAACGATTGTGCCGCCAAGGCCAAAGAGCTGAATGCAGCCGGCAACCTCCTGGATGTATCAACGCTGAAAGAGCCGTACCGCCTGGAGGGCAAGAAAACAATGGGGTATGAGCTAGCGGAACAACTCAACTGGCAGTTGCCCGACGTGATCCTGTACCCGGCAGGCGGCGGAACCGGCTTGATCGGCATCTGGAAAGCCTTTAAAGAGCTACAGGAGCTGGGTTGGCTGGAGGAGGATGTGAAGCTGCCGCGCATGGTAGCTGTGCAGGCCGCCAACTGCCAACCCCTGGTGGCTACCTACCTGGGGCACCAGGCAAACGCGCAGCAATATGTGGGCAAGCCTACCATTGCCAACGGACTGGCGGTACCCCGCCCTATTGGGGAGCAGATGATGCTGCAGGTGTTGCGCGAATCGGGGGGCACGGCAGTAAGTATTACAGAAGAAGACATGCTGCACGGTTTACGGGAGTTGGGCAGCCACGAAGGGCTCTTTGTGGCACCCGAGGGAGCCGCCGTATGGATGGCTGCGAGGCAACTGCTAAGCACAGGTGTCCTTGCCCCGCAGGAAACGATCCTGCTCCTGAACACGGGCTCCGGGCAGAAGTATATGAGCAACATAGCTGGCCAGGCCAAGGCTTAA
- a CDS encoding polysaccharide deacetylase family protein, with protein sequence MLTSFTRCTLKLLAAATLFTACDPAQPTATNVASAAPEPLVDSAAVLPSDTVTAASPVQETALAPQAINLAADAAAILARPEVPILCYHQIRDWTATDSELAKTYIVPEERFREQIKMLADSGYHTVSPDELMAYLTTGAYLPEKPIMLTFDDTNLTQYEVAAPELEKYGFKGVFFVMTVSLGRPRYMSSAQVRELADRGHTIGSHTWDHHNVKNYEGQDWVTQVEKPKKKLEEIVGQPVTYFAYPFGLWNPQAIPELKSRGTTAAFQLAAAQDRQEPLHSIRRIIASGYWSPASLHRNMAGSFNKN encoded by the coding sequence ATGCTTACATCCTTTACCCGCTGCACCCTTAAACTTTTGGCTGCCGCTACCCTGTTTACGGCTTGCGACCCGGCGCAGCCTACCGCCACAAACGTTGCCTCCGCTGCCCCTGAACCACTGGTTGATTCAGCGGCGGTGTTACCATCCGATACAGTTACAGCTGCCAGCCCTGTTCAGGAAACCGCACTGGCCCCACAGGCTATAAATCTAGCAGCCGATGCTGCCGCCATACTAGCCCGGCCCGAAGTACCCATCCTCTGCTACCATCAGATCCGCGACTGGACAGCCACAGACTCTGAGTTAGCAAAGACGTACATTGTGCCGGAGGAACGCTTCCGGGAGCAGATCAAAATGCTCGCCGACAGCGGCTACCACACCGTCTCTCCCGATGAGCTAATGGCCTACCTAACGACCGGGGCCTATTTGCCTGAAAAGCCCATCATGCTCACGTTCGACGACACAAACCTCACTCAGTATGAGGTTGCTGCACCTGAACTAGAAAAGTATGGCTTTAAGGGTGTTTTCTTTGTTATGACGGTTTCGTTGGGCAGGCCGCGCTACATGAGTAGCGCTCAGGTTAGGGAGCTGGCCGACCGCGGGCACACCATAGGCAGCCACACCTGGGATCATCACAACGTAAAAAATTACGAAGGGCAGGATTGGGTAACACAGGTAGAAAAGCCTAAAAAGAAACTCGAAGAAATCGTGGGGCAGCCTGTTACCTACTTTGCCTATCCGTTCGGCCTCTGGAACCCGCAGGCTATTCCGGAGCTTAAAAGCAGGGGCACGACGGCCGCCTTCCAGCTTGCAGCAGCCCAGGACAGGCAGGAACCTCTTCATTCTATCCGGCGCATTATTGCCAGCGGCTACTGGAGCCCCGCATCCCTCCACCGGAACATGGCCGGGAGCTTTAACAAGAACTAA
- a CDS encoding PhzF family phenazine biosynthesis protein, which translates to MPVQPELYLVKAFTQTPAGGNAAGVVLYADSLAQHEKQRIAASLGLSETAFVSNSDIGDAKVEFFTPNRQIPHCGHATVATFGLLSQKGLVNGPAAVKESVEGPRNIELKEGKVYQAQLAPRYKALSETSVSVADVAASLGLESGQELLVEPVLAHTGVWFLLVQVRDEGVLRQLEPVQEMLARVSEALDLVGYYVFTTATGAADATTRMFAPRYGIPEESATGMAAGPLACYLRDALQYNKTEFLIHQGYLMQPPSPSQLEVYLTVDANGSIAALKAGGPAVVVEQLALPA; encoded by the coding sequence ATGCCCGTACAGCCCGAATTATACCTAGTGAAAGCCTTCACGCAGACACCTGCCGGCGGAAACGCCGCTGGAGTGGTTCTTTATGCAGACTCACTGGCTCAGCACGAGAAACAGCGAATTGCTGCCAGCCTGGGGCTCTCTGAAACAGCCTTCGTGTCTAACTCTGACATAGGGGATGCGAAGGTGGAGTTCTTTACGCCAAACCGCCAGATACCGCACTGCGGACACGCTACGGTGGCGACTTTTGGCCTGTTATCTCAAAAAGGGCTGGTGAATGGCCCCGCTGCGGTAAAGGAGTCGGTGGAGGGGCCGCGTAACATTGAACTGAAAGAAGGAAAGGTGTACCAGGCGCAACTGGCGCCTCGGTACAAGGCTTTGTCCGAGACCAGTGTTTCCGTAGCGGATGTGGCGGCCTCGCTGGGTCTGGAGTCGGGGCAGGAGTTACTGGTGGAACCTGTGCTGGCCCATACGGGCGTGTGGTTTTTACTGGTGCAGGTGCGGGATGAGGGGGTGCTGAGGCAGTTGGAGCCTGTTCAGGAGATGCTGGCCCGGGTTTCGGAGGCCTTGGATCTGGTGGGCTACTACGTCTTCACTACGGCCACAGGCGCTGCCGATGCCACTACGCGAATGTTCGCACCACGCTATGGCATACCTGAAGAGTCAGCCACCGGAATGGCCGCCGGCCCGCTGGCTTGCTATCTCCGCGACGCGCTGCAATACAATAAAACAGAGTTTCTGATCCACCAGGGCTATCTTATGCAGCCGCCGTCGCCTAGCCAGCTGGAGGTGTATCTTACGGTTGATGCAAACGGAAGCATCGCTGCACTGAAAGCAGGCGGGCCAGCCGTCGTGGTGGAGCAGCTAGCGCTCCCCGCTTAG
- a CDS encoding DUF429 domain-containing protein translates to MDDTHMGIDFGAKLAGTTAVAMVRDGALRLWQSEKGKDADSWLLYLIAELQPKVIFLDAPLSLPKVYAREAFTTASDFFYRQADREVQAMSPMFIGGLTARAIKLRTQLAAQGIAVLETYPSQANRLLFPHLQGYKKSLAALPTYAGALQGLLSCPLPIPPANWHQVDAILAWNSSYRHLHHQAILYGDPKEGVVIV, encoded by the coding sequence ATGGATGACACGCATATGGGGATAGACTTTGGCGCCAAGCTGGCGGGCACCACGGCGGTGGCAATGGTACGCGACGGTGCACTGCGCCTGTGGCAAAGCGAAAAGGGGAAGGACGCGGACAGCTGGCTGCTTTACTTGATTGCCGAACTACAGCCAAAGGTCATCTTCCTGGATGCGCCGCTCTCCTTACCGAAGGTCTATGCCCGGGAGGCTTTTACCACCGCCTCTGACTTCTTCTACCGCCAGGCAGACCGTGAGGTACAGGCTATGTCGCCGATGTTTATCGGGGGGCTTACCGCTCGTGCCATAAAGCTGCGCACCCAGCTCGCTGCGCAAGGCATTGCCGTGCTGGAAACCTATCCTTCGCAGGCCAACAGGCTCTTGTTTCCGCACCTGCAGGGCTACAAAAAAAGCCTTGCAGCACTCCCCACCTATGCGGGTGCGCTGCAAGGCCTTCTTAGCTGTCCTTTACCCATCCCTCCGGCAAACTGGCACCAAGTGGATGCAATACTAGCATGGAATTCAAGCTATAGGCATCTTCACCATCAAGCTATACTTTATGGTGATCCGAAGGAGGGTGTGGTGATCGTTTAG
- a CDS encoding nucleoside deaminase produces the protein MEPQKEQQQAFMREAIRLSLEKMQEGHGGPFGAVVVRDGEVIARGFNNVLASHDPTAHAEVDAIRKASQVLGTHDLSSCSIYTSCEPCPMCLGAIYWARLQKIYYGNTHQDAARIGFDDAFIYEELEKPTEARRIPAEQLLPQEAKKAFDAWAAKENRGHY, from the coding sequence ATGGAACCGCAAAAAGAGCAGCAGCAGGCGTTTATGAGGGAGGCCATCCGCCTTTCGCTAGAGAAAATGCAGGAGGGCCACGGAGGGCCTTTTGGCGCAGTGGTAGTCCGCGACGGAGAGGTGATAGCACGCGGCTTTAACAATGTGCTGGCCAGCCACGACCCCACCGCCCACGCCGAGGTGGACGCCATCCGGAAGGCCTCGCAGGTGCTTGGCACCCACGACCTGTCCAGCTGCTCCATCTACACCAGCTGTGAACCCTGCCCCATGTGCCTGGGGGCTATCTACTGGGCCCGGCTGCAGAAGATATACTATGGCAACACCCACCAGGATGCCGCCCGCATTGGCTTTGACGACGCCTTTATTTACGAAGAGCTGGAGAAACCCACAGAAGCGCGCCGGATTCCGGCAGAGCAACTACTCCCGCAGGAGGCGAAGAAAGCCTTTGACGCATGGGCCGCAAAAGAAAACAGAGGGCACTATTAA
- a CDS encoding sensor histidine kinase, which translates to MKLVTKIYLAFGFIMLVLTFVTASFMLQSSIVKEDVTHAIDSAEILRLSEVIEKAIIDAETGVRGFQISDNEAFLEPFYKGQRDYEATYPQLMALVRTQTQVERLTAIDTTFDHWLNSFAYQAIELQRQALLSREGDAAYEAFRVNVVRAGIGRKIMDNVREQIATFEKQETYLKEARMKEMNSSLRLTENLSIALTVVCLIVGFFIIQVLVKAIRQRLLTMANMASEISEGDFSVRIQDERNDEISIVSSSLNVMAQHLETSFNNLKKTNSELDQFAYVVSHDLKAPLRAINSLAEWIEEDLGTDLEPDVLRNLELMRGRVLRMENLINGILDYSRIGRQELPKQHFSTFQLVSELVDSLAPASHVQVNISDSLPALTAEHILLQQVFANLISNAIKYNDKPHPEVTIGGRALADRYEFWVEDNGPGIAREYHQKIFGIFQTMEARDTKESTGVGLAIVKKILDEKGGSVRVESGEGTGSRFVFTWPKETQQLKTKAPQALPV; encoded by the coding sequence ATGAAGCTCGTTACCAAAATTTACCTGGCCTTTGGCTTTATCATGCTAGTCTTAACATTTGTCACGGCCTCTTTTATGCTTCAGTCCTCCATAGTAAAAGAGGATGTTACCCATGCCATAGATTCAGCCGAAATACTCCGCCTCTCCGAGGTGATTGAAAAGGCCATCATCGACGCAGAAACGGGTGTGCGGGGTTTCCAGATTTCAGATAACGAAGCTTTCCTGGAGCCATTCTACAAGGGGCAGCGTGACTATGAGGCAACCTATCCCCAACTCATGGCGCTCGTGCGGACCCAGACCCAAGTCGAAAGGCTGACAGCGATCGACACGACCTTCGACCACTGGCTCAACAGTTTTGCCTACCAGGCTATCGAGCTGCAGCGGCAAGCACTGCTGTCGCGGGAAGGAGATGCCGCTTATGAGGCTTTCCGTGTAAATGTGGTGCGGGCGGGCATCGGGCGGAAGATCATGGACAACGTACGGGAGCAAATAGCTACCTTTGAGAAACAGGAGACCTACCTGAAGGAAGCCCGGATGAAGGAAATGAACAGCTCGCTGCGCTTAACCGAGAACCTATCCATCGCCCTGACCGTCGTCTGCCTCATTGTGGGGTTCTTCATCATTCAGGTGCTGGTAAAGGCAATCCGGCAGCGCTTGCTGACGATGGCCAACATGGCATCTGAGATTTCTGAAGGGGACTTCAGCGTTAGAATCCAGGATGAGCGCAACGACGAGATCTCTATCGTTTCGAGCTCGCTGAACGTAATGGCGCAGCACCTGGAGACAAGCTTCAACAACCTAAAGAAGACAAACAGCGAACTGGACCAGTTTGCCTACGTGGTATCGCACGACCTGAAAGCGCCCCTGCGTGCCATCAACAGCCTGGCCGAGTGGATTGAGGAGGACCTGGGCACGGACCTGGAGCCTGACGTGCTGCGCAACCTGGAACTGATGCGCGGGCGCGTGCTCCGTATGGAAAACCTCATCAACGGCATCCTGGATTACTCCCGCATCGGGCGGCAGGAGTTGCCCAAGCAGCACTTCTCCACTTTCCAGCTGGTTTCGGAGCTGGTGGATTCGCTTGCCCCTGCCAGCCATGTGCAGGTCAACATTTCAGACTCGCTGCCAGCGCTCACGGCTGAGCACATCCTGCTGCAGCAGGTGTTCGCCAACCTGATCAGCAACGCCATTAAGTATAACGATAAGCCTCACCCGGAAGTAACCATCGGTGGCCGTGCCTTGGCTGACCGCTACGAGTTCTGGGTGGAGGATAACGGCCCCGGCATCGCGCGGGAGTATCACCAGAAGATCTTCGGCATCTTTCAGACCATGGAAGCCCGCGACACCAAAGAGAGCACAGGCGTTGGCCTGGCCATTGTAAAAAAGATCTTGGATGAGAAAGGCGGCAGTGTCCGGGTAGAGTCCGGGGAAGGGACAGGAAGCCGGTTTGTGTTTACCTGGCCAAAAGAAACCCAGCAGTTAAAGACCAAAGCCCCGCAGGCCTTGCCAGTTTAA